The Tachysurus vachellii isolate PV-2020 chromosome 15, HZAU_Pvac_v1, whole genome shotgun sequence nucleotide sequence ATACGACAAAATGTAGCGTAGCAGCTTTCAGAAAgcaacaaagacatttaaatataagagtTATGAAAGCATTTTAATTAAGAGCTAGGGTTAAAATCGAAAGAATTAAGAGCACactatttgtaaaatatttacaagttTGCATGAGATTGTATATGATGTATATATTCCAAGTTGAAATAATTCATCTAGAGAAAAAAGAGATTGATGAGGGAATGACTGGGAATGACCGAGCTACTGTAATGTCAATAATAATTTGATTTGAGGATGTTCCACATTTCATACTAGATTACAATACTATGAATGGATAACAGATGTGTTGTTAATTAATAGatggaacatttttatttcatataatgtAGCTTATATTTCATATGATGAGCCGATGCTTCATTTCTACAAAAATATCTTTTGCAGAATTCTAATAAATCTAATTCACAGAAACAAGAATGGACTTCAGTAGCAAACCATATGCTAAAATCAACTGATTTACTTTTGTAAGATTTCAGATTTTGGGATCATTAAATGGGCAGACTTTTCTAACAAGACAGCATTCATCGAGCATTTGGCAGCAAGAGGAAACGTTAACTATATCCCACCAGAGACTTTCAGCCAGAACCCTGAACCTCCTACTTCAAAATATGATGTTTACAGGTGAAAATCCAACCAGCATGCAGTCTTTAtagttttaaatcacattcAATCACACAATGATTATGCATTTGCTTTGCCTGATTAAGGACTGTCTGTTCCTCCTTAACAACAGCTTCGCCGTTGTGATGTGGGAGATTCTGACCCAGAAGAGACCATACTGTGGTACATCTGCATCCTAATTTCAGCTCATAGTCCAGCTCATAAAGTGTTTGAGTTTAAACAAAGCCTCTATATTCTATTCTTCTGAGGCAGGAATGaatatgactgaaatattgaTCAGAGTGACATCTGGAAAAAGGCCCGGTGTGGACAAGGTCCCAGATGACAAGCCTCATGAGTGTGAGGAGATGATCAGCTTAATGCAACAATGCTGGCACCAAGACTCAAGTGAACGACCAGCTTTTTATGGTAACACTCGGCTGTGTTTCTTTATACATACGTTCTGCAGGGTCGATTACGTAGTCGGCGAACCAAAACCCAAAAACATGAGCAGTGCGAACAATTTCTGTGGGTGGTtgtgtcatctttttttttttttgagatagGATTCAGTATTGCAATACGATATTGATGTAGCTGTTGTGTTAAAGGTCAATCTGAATATTTCGATTAGTTACTTGTACTTGTAGCCTGGATGATACTATATGTAGAAAATGAGtaagtcaggacactgttgctttcagtgtgagatgttttaccTCGTTTGCGATAACCTTACACAGGTtcttagtggttgaagataacgtCTTCAGATTTGGGtgataaacatttgtgtgaaaaaatggcagttttgttttttggaacatttcgatgaatatattgccccaggtaaaaacagaaatacttaggATAAATAGAACGTCTCAAAGTCTTAAGTATTTGCTTTCATATAAGCCATTAAGCATCAATCTAAACTGTAACAcgacaaaaaaaaccccaaaaaaacaatgctgaacatgtgcacaataaaaaacaggcacaaattccatttttttcgCCTCTGGTCAAAGAGTTCAGAACTAAAAAAGATGAGCAGCTCAACTCAAAAAAAGATGAATCTCTCTTAATAGACCTTTAATACAATGCAATCATTGTTTAATTGCATAAAAATTTTAACGTGATTCTACTAATTTcagtaaaatgaataataatgagctgaatgtaattaaatctgtgtataaaatgtttaaaactgtGATTAGTTCAGCTATTTGCTCATCACTACAGTTTtatacttcattttaaacactacactgtttaAGACTCTCCAGCTGCTCAGAGGTTACAATTCATTCAAAGGCTAACTACATATGTATCGTAATGAGGACGGACTGAGAGTTGTTAAAATAACAAGCGGTGCTGGTGCAAGTAAAGTCACCAATGCAGGATTTTGACCTGACTTTCAAGAAAGTTAAACTAAGCCAAGTGGAACTCTGTAGGAATAAAACGTCAGACTGCATTTTCTGCACTGTGCTTTTGGTGAGCTGTTTTGAGCTGTGCCACCCAGCAGGATGCTATCTGTTTTTCTTCAGAGACCGTGAGGATGACTGAAGCTTTAAGCGATGTCCTGAAACTCCCAGACAAGATTCCAGGCAGGGTGATAAAGAAGAGGTCACATAAAATTGAAAAGTTTCAGTGTCTGCCAGCCTTGCAGAGAGGAGTAAGTGATGTTTGGCTATGTATTGTAGCACACTGTCAGCAGAAAAATGAAATCTCTGCTTAAACTTAAATCATTGCCACTTTCACACAAGTTCCCTCGTGGCCTTCATCCTACAGTAGACCTAATACACTATAGATCTAGTAGGAGTATTTTTCAAACACTGTTTTTTCTCtgttataaacaaatattcacgtTTGCTGTTCCAGGATTCACACGAAACACAAGAAGGAAATTCAGGTTGGTTTTTGAAATCTAATGTATCATGTATTTAAAATTTGCTCCACGGATTAAAATACTCTTTTGTATCCAACTTACTAACAGATAAAGACATTGTGTCATACTTGAAACACAAAGACTTTGAAACCTTCAAGAACGTCTTAAAGAAAGAGCATGTCTCGATGCTCTTCAAAGATGACAACTCACTCCTTCACTATGCTGTCGCCAGCGGCAACATTGAAATTGTTAGGCTGGTGTTAAATAATGGGGCATCAGTGAACTGCAAGAGTGCCAACGGATACACTCCACTTCTCATCGCAGTGTTGAAGAAGTTCCACGAGATCTGCGGCCTGCTTGTGGAAAGCGGTGCTGATGTCAACCTCGCCGAACAGGACCTGTGGACAGCTCTGCATTTCGCGTCACAGAGCGGAGACGACCGGGCTGTTCGTCTCTTACTGGATGCAAAAGCCACGGCTGACGTGAAAGACAAAGAAGGATGGACACCTATTCACCTTGCTTCTCAAAATGGGCACGAAAATGTTGTGCGCCATCTTCTCTCTCGCTTGACCGATGTAGACATACAAGAAGAACAATCTGGAAGGACAGCACTCCACACAGCATGTGAGTATGGTCACCTGAGCATAGCCAAGCTCTTACTGGCTAAAGGAGCAGACCCAAACAGGACAGATAATACTCAAACCACCTCACTGCACCTAGCAGCCGAGCAGGGGCACTTCAGGGTAGCTCGGCTTCTGGTGAACAGCGGCGCAGATGTGAAACTCAAAGACAATCGTAATTACAGCGCACTGCATTTCGCAGCACTCCGAGGCTGCACAGGCATATGTAGGTTCCTGCTAAGTCACGGCGAGGACGCTGATGTCATGACAGGGCAGAAATGGACACCCATGCACCTGGCAGCACTTAAGGGACACTCCGAGACTTTGTTAGTTCTGGAGGAGAACGGCGGCTCTGTGGATGCACAAGGTGAAGGAGGGTGGACGCCGCTGCACCTTGCATGCCACCACCGGCACGACGAAGTGGTCTCGGTGCTGATCAATGCCGGGGTGAACCCAAACGTGGCTGAGGCAGGAGGATGGAGTCCGCTGCACTTTGCGTGCCACAATAAAGGCTTTGCCAATGTGCTCTTGCTTCTTTCTGCGCACACTGACATCAACGTTCAAAACAAAAGCAAGGACACACCACTGCATCTGGCTGTGCAATCAGGCAGCGTCCCAATTGTCAAAGCCCTGCTGATGAACAATGCAGATAAGTACATAGTCAACTGCAAAGGATATACAGCATTTGATTTGGCTCAGCAAGCCAACAATAAGGAGATGATGGAGTTATTAAAGCATTAGAACACTAGATGAGAAAGGTGACCAGTACAGACATTCAGATCCCCAAGTAATAACAAATAACACCCGGCagtgagagaggagaaaagggCCACATCGATCTCGCCCATTGATTGTGTCACTctgcatatgttttttttttttttttcttaaaagccTATTGATTGATTCAGGGGCATTTTCATAATGTGATGAAAAGACATTCCTCAGGTATTACCCTGCAGTTGTGAATGGATCCTTCTGTGAGCACTTCTTTAAGATTTGTTAATAGTTGAATAGGAGTTCAGAGCACTTCTACAGGATTAGCTACCATTCACAGGAATATCTTAATGTGTCCACTCAGATAACTTCTACTTTCAAGGAATGAAGGTCATTCGTGACATTACATTCCTTTAACACTACATAGAGTTTCTGCTCTGACTGCATTCTTCCCTATGCTACTTTGCCTCATATAGGGATCCAATGAGCTACATGTTAAACTATagcattgatttttattttttattttttctgaaaaGCTTGTAGTCTTAAGAAAGCACTGGATGAACTCATAAAAAATCAAGACATTTTCAAATGAACAGCAGCGAgatgtgatttgatttgagtGATATAAACGCTTACTCACCACAACTGTTCATATGAAGCAAATTGGTCTTAATAGGAAGTGTGAGAACATGTTGAAACGTGCAGTGAATATACATAGAATCAGACTCATAGCAACTCCCGTACCAGAGAAATCCTGCTTTTATTGGGCTGGCTCAGAAAAAGAGCTTTATAAGAGCAACAACAATCAATAAATTTGCTATCTCTCTGTTTGCTTAATGGAAGATCAAGCATCAATCATACACCACGTACAGCCTCCTGCTACTGCTACTGATGTGCAGAGAGAAGATGAGCTGATAGCGTAGAAGAACCAGAGCGAGATTAGTTtataagaaaagagagaaggctGTAAGTTATAACTATAATATGTATGATACACCACCGGCTTATCTCAGAAAGTAATATAATGTGAGTCACGGTAAGATTTTATGGACAAATGATGTTGGTGTAGTTTCATTAGTTCAGAAGTAATTTTCTCACTTGACTTATTCGTTTCTATCCACAAAGACCACTCAGACGAAAGTGCTCGTTCAGTCCCTTGTCATTTCCAGACAGCACAACTGCAACCTTCTCTTACAGGTCCTCTTCTAAGCTCTGAGAATGATCCAGAATGAAGCTGGATGACTTGTTTTTCTTGCATTGCTACAGATTTAAAACTCTGATGCTTGCCTGCAAAGCCTGAAACAGGCCACAACCTTTTACCTTAATGCATATCACCACATTCCATCTGATCTTCTAGCACTGCTCGAcgggttccaccatctctcgtGGAACAACAAAGGTACTGTACGAGAGTTTTTAGGCTGACGGCGTTCTTGGTCTGTGATCTACTTCTCTTTAAAAGTGACAAGAGGACATGGAGTGATATTTTGTCCATTATCATCCTCCAAAGAAATAAGATAGAGCAATCAATACTTCATATAATTTTAATGTACTTTTCTTTATTAGCTTTACTTTACAGCTAGAGCCAACTTCATTGTTGAAACAAGCCTTAACAACGTTCAATTACATGACATTACAAAACGGGTGTGCCAGAAACGAGGAGAGGACAAGAGAGTCAACTAATTAGCtgcattgtacagtatattagacGTTTGTTTATTAAGTGTAACTTTGTAATGTTTTCTTTGTTCACATTAAGACTGGCATGaaaatctttaataataataacaaaacctAAGCTTCCTGATGCTCATTGACAATTTCCCCCAAGGAGAACCAGAGCTATTGATTGTGTCGAGACTGTTGGCTTTAGTGAGAGGCTTGCTTTATTATTCTTGTCAAATGCTAACTAGATGCCCTATTAAATCACAGCACCGTCTAAAAGTCCATTCCGGTCGcctgtgttatttatttctttttttggtgaaagtgtgtgtggtgtggtttaCATCTTAAAACACtagagtgtttgtgttataGCACCACAGAATTTACTTTCAggtatgaaataaatatagtgTTATATTAGGATCCTCATATTAAgactaacatacagtacagtgatgTATTCAGAGTGTTTAATGAGATGCTTCTGAACTGTGAAATctattaaaaacatattatttaaataaggaaattattatataaatataaatacatatataaatagatgaaaaattgtgcgtgtgtgcatgtgtaagtgtgtgttggctttgtgtgagagtgtgtgtgtgtgtctgtgtgtgattctgtgtctgtgtgtgcatgtgttggctttgtgtgagagagtatttgtgtgtgtgttgactttgtgtgaaagtgtgtgtctgtgtgtgtgtgtttctgtgtctgtgtgtgtacatgtgtgttggctttgtttgagagagtgtgtgtgtgttggcttagtgtgagagtgtgtgtgtgttggctttgtgtgagagtgtgtgtgtgtctgtttgcgtttctgtgtctgtgtgtgtgtgtgtatgtgtgctggcttcctgtaagagtgtgtgtgtgttggctttgtgtgagagtgtgcgtgtgtgttggccttgtgtgagagagtgtctgtgtgtatgtgcgtgtgtgtgttgactttgtgtgagtgtgtgttacctttgtgtgagtgtgtgtgtgtgtgttggctttgtgtgagagagtgtgtgtgttgtctgtgtgtgcgcatgtgtgttggctttgtgtgagtgtgtgtgtgtgtatgtgtgctggcttcctgtaagagtgtgtgtgtgttggctttgtgtgagagtgtgtgtgtgttggccttgtgtgagagagtgtctgtgtgtatgtgcgtgtgtgtgttgactttgtgtgagtgtgtgttacctttgtgtgagtgtgtgtgtgttggctttgtgtgagagagtgtgtgtgtgttggctgtgtgtgcgcatgtgtgttggctttgtgtgagtgtgtgtgagtgtgtatgtgtgttttaattgaattttttaatACTGAGGTATAACTCTTTCAAACGAATGCTTGATTCTGACACCTGAAACATGTTCATCCTATTAAAATCCTCTTTGAAatctgaaataggaaaacaaatgATATTTTACATAAGATTTCAAggtctttacaaaaaaaaaaaaatctcaaattaAAGGGGACTTTTACATTTTGGTGACGATAAATCGGTGGAATGGCTGAAAATAATTGCACCTTGTAATCCTCATTGATCTCTCGCACAAGGATATTACCCTCACAAATCATCCCTTCTTTAAACAGCATGCTGCATCTTGCTCCAAGTAAAGTTCAAATGCACCCTAGTGTTTCCTGACTTTCTAGTTATTCACCATTCtaggcatgtactgtatgattcTCTGTCGTATGAGTAATGTGAAGCGATGCTGCATGTGACACAAATAGACATCTCTGAGTTTTTAATCCAGCTATGTAAGAAAATCTTCTATTTCCATAATAACACAAAGACACCCAATAAATCAATACTTATTCAGGAATTATAGACAGACCCGAGTCACAGCTATCACCTCAGATGATTGTCCAGCACACTTGACCGATTGCTTCAGCTGTGATCTGGAACAGTAAAGGCTCTGCTAAATGAATAAGTAATGTGCAGTTTGGGCTGAGTGGAGTATCAGGCGCTGTCTGTCGGGAGTGCCTTTATTAACacattacaaaaacaaacacagcaccTGCCCCAGGCTCAGCTGGCCTAGTGTAATTGTGTATATAGTGGGTGAGCCTCATCTCACTGAGCATGTTATTATAGGAGCTTCCTGTACCTGCAACTTTTTCCCTCTTCTTCCTGTTCGTCCTGTATCAGGAACTGGATCACTCATTCACTTCATATCACAAACCATTCACTTTATAAGAAGCACCTATACACTATTCATGCACATTTATGTGATgaaatcatgtggcagcagtgcaacgcataaaatcatacagatacaggtcaagctttagttaatgttcacttcaaacatcagaatggagaaaatgTCTGAGCTCTGTGACTGTGACAAGGTTGTTCATGCCTGTTGGGCTGGTTTGAGCATTTCAGAAATGATCTGGCATTTTCACAGACAACATTCTTTAAGGTTTATAAAGAATGATGTgacaagcaaacacaaacacatccagtAAGCTACAGCTAGTTATATTGGTGAAATTCTTTACTGATGAGTGAGGTCAAAATTCCAGGCAGGTTCAAGCTGAATGTTACGGtaaaccactctttacaaccgtgctgagcagaaaagcatctaagCGTGCAAAACAGGTGGATAGATGGCAACAGAAGATCGCAATGGGTCCTGCTCCTGGAATATCAGGCTATATTTGGAGCATCACAGGGATTTTCACAGCTGGTGCTTTGTTATAAACTGCATCGATTACACTTATGTCTGTTTCACGATGGCATATAGCTATCCAACAACATGGGACATTCATTGTGTCAAGAAAGCACATTTAGATATCTATAGATATGCATGTTTGCTAAACTGCATTCTTACTGAATGTGACGCTTGCAGAAAGCCTAGACTGGATTTGTTCTGgtggaatatttatttattttttaacattatttcttaatgcaggtaaaaaaaaaaaaagttaacttGTTTCAATTGACATTGAAATagattaaatgattttataatgtACCTGATGCTAAGGTAGTTGTCAGGTTGGATCTGGTTGGAGGTAGGGGAAGCACAGTGGTTAAATCATTGAACTACTGATCAGAGGGTTGTGATTTCAAAgcttgccactgctgggcctttgAACAAAGCTCCTAaacctcagttgctcagttatagaataaaaataacatgaaataaatgtaagttgctctggttaAGGGTGTCTGCCGAATGCCTAAAATGTTACTGAGCTGTTTAAAATCGTAAGAAATGATGTTCATAGCTTGATGTATGATGCATTATGTACAGAAGGTAAAAGGCAAGACATTTGGCAGTGTAAGACAACTGTGTTCATACATAATGGCAACCGGGACACTAGATCAGTAAGTATGCACCGTGTGGGGTCAATTACACCATGTTTCTAATACAAcattattgattaaaaaaaaacactgatgctaCTTAGTATGAATCTGCCTGCATGCTAATTGTGTATGCAGGGGTTGGTGTATGTGCTTAAGCTTTTCCCTGTACTGCAGGATTGggatgtgttttgtttgcacaAACCCTCTACATAGTAATTGAATGCATATACATGTGATATTATACTTGTGGTCCATTCAGCAGACAGCTGTTTTGTAGATATCACTGTGAAGCAGCATTTGTGCATTCCCATGATAAAGGCTGTCCCATTCAGAATGCGGTAAAATACAGCTGCCCTGTATAGCACCATTATTTGACCAAATCTGGATCTAGTGTCACATCCTTCCTTCTCTGTGAAGGCAGGTTTGCAGTTCTGTACTCAGGCCCTTGAAAAGGTAAAGAACCTGATGATCAGAGCTAATTCTCCAATACACTCCAATGCGGCTTATGCTAAAAGCTCATTGCTTGGGTTGGATTCTGTGTCACATTTAAGTGTTTTGAGAACAGAATATGTTTCAGCACAGATACAAATCGAGTTATGCCTCTTAAATTGAAcaagttaaaagttaaaagcTGCTTTCTACTGTACAATTTAGAGGAGCAAGTCAagccaagtcaagaagcttttattgtcattacaaccatatatagctgaagcagtacacagtgaaatgagacaacgcttctccaggaccatggtgctacatagaacaaagacagagctacatagaacaacacagagctaaggacttaaccCAAAGTAAGGACTTTAAGCTTTTCTGAAGCTTGCAAAAAAATTTCACTGTTTTCAGGCTTTTGGAGTCAATGCAATATTTTTCTTGGAGATATTACAAAACTACTTCTAAATCTGAGTTTTGAAAATTTTATGAATTTGATCTGCTTTATTTTGAGCACCTGGATACCTgtgcattctgtataaactataGAGACTATTGTGTATGAAAATCAATCAATACTTTATGAAATATGGTACTATCTTCTGGTCATATCATCCatgaaaaaagtgttttttttaaggtttctgtGCTTTCATCATTTCGACAATGCTTCTACTCTTACCTTTATACGTTTTTCCATTCTTTTAAGCAATTTTTGGCTCTGCAGTAAAACGTGTTTAGGAATTATAAAGGGATTCAGCAACAGGGACTCAATGCTTTTGGGattaaacatgattttttttttctggtcatGCACCTAACACCAACAGTAATATCCCCAAACAACATATTGGATCCCCTCTCATCTGTTACCTACAGTAGCTGTTCCTGGATCAGTGTAATTTTCTGCCTGGCTGGCCTCTTTCGGATTCTTTCTAATTGGAAACTCTAGAGCTTTTGTAGGGGTGTATAAGGAGCAGTGAAATCTTTCATTACATCCAACCTTCCATTTGCTTTCACTCTGAAGAGAGCGCTTTGAGTGACCGCGGGCCAAAGCAGTAATTTTCACCTCGTCTCTTTATCAATCATGGCTCACTCATTCCCTACTCAGCTAGCAGTTACTCTTGGCCTCAACGCCATCATACTAAACCACTTGGCTCGGATTAGTATTAAATCATTCTAGTCAATCCTATACTTAAGACCTTGTAATACAGAACTGTAAGTCCCACAGGAAAGTTTCAAACATCTCACCAGACTGCTGACAATTCatattagtaataaaataaaataaaataaaataaaatgctttaggGTTTTCCTCTGGCTACTcaggtctctctctgtccaaagacatgttgtaagttgattggcatctctaaattcttcatactgtgtgagtgagtgtgtgagtgttgtgtgccctgcaatggactggcaccctgtccagggtgtcccacGCACTGTCCCCTGAGACCGCTGGTATTGACTTTAGGCTCCCTGCAACCCTTTGTAAAATAAGTGTTATAgaaaatggattgatggataatttaaaaaaaaatcatgataaaAAGAAAACCTTGCTGGTTTATTGAATGACCTCTAAATGTGCTGTGTTCAAgaaatatctgtctgtctgtcattctgttaTATCTCAAGTTGTCATATTGTATGTTGATCTAGCATGATTGCATTCACTGATGTTGTTTAACTAAAACAAGATCTTGCATGTGCTCTGATATTTGGCCTGCTGCTATGGCGCACCTTAAGAATATCAGATTGTTTGGTGTCTTTAGTACTATTTTTACTTCTCATGTTTCTATGAGTGTATTAGTTTCTTTACACTGTCCAAATccaaacaaatgtattatttgtgtgatggtctgggaAAACCCATTGAATGTCACTGTGGGTGAATTCTGGCAAACTGGCAACATTTTTTACCCCTGCTTTCTATTCCTGGTTTTCTGCAATGATCATGTTGGCTAAGAAGCCATTTTCAACCTTGGTGCTAAAAACAGTCAGTTTGATGTCTAAAAAATTACTAACTGAGTGCTTTACTCTCATACAGTGAATATCACAGTTTGATGTCCAAGTTGTTGGATGGCAAAGCGAAACGAGACATACGCTTAATTTATTCTGTTTGTAATCAAATGCAGTAATTAGTCCTGAGCTCTCACATCAACAAACAATTATGCACTCTATTAATAAAAGCagacaacattttaaaatgtttacttgACTTAGAAATGTGGGAAACTAATTTAGAAGCCCCAATTTATTATTTCAGCACTTATGTGAGAACAAGAGGTGAACATTTTACGTGCTCACTTCACGACATGATGTGGATCCTGCTGATGAATCTTGTTTCCCATCCTAAACTTAAATATTATAATCAAATTTTAccatataaaacattattacatttattacattattacagcttatttatttaatccacCTTGGATGGACCACCAGTCTATCAGAGGCAGTGAAATggtaataaaatcaataaataattgcTTTTTGTCTGTTCAGGTGAGACACAACAACAGGGTGACTAGACAATAAAAAGCCTAAACTATTCTTCTGAtgcaaaacaagaaagaaaagcatatatatatatatatatatatatatatatatatatatatatatatatatatatatatatatatatatatatatatgtataattaaaATACACCAAAGCTTTATTCAGACTCTCTCACATATTTACTTGTTTCCCGAGTCCTCTGCTTCTCAAATGAATATTGTTTTGTGTATGAATAAAGCATCTGATAAATGAACAACTGCACACAACATATTATACTTCTTTGTGAATAAGGTTCCCTCGTTTGCAGTTAGAAGTTGAAAGCTGTCAACTTCTTTACAGAagtcctttatttatttggctCACCTCCTAGTAGTGGATCAAAGACTGATTTCAGTTCTTATCCTGCTGCACAAAATACTGTCATGTCAttctgagaagaagaagaaaaaaatacccaaaggcctgaaaacacaaacagaaacaaaaaacatttgttataacaatttaacttttttttccccccaatgtTCCAGAAAAAATAATAGATCACTCTAGGATTTGGGATTAGGGTTTCATTtgtgtcagccaagaacagtaAGCTGAAGCtacagtgtgtgacagtttCTGAATAAAGGCTTGGCATGGTACTTGGCGAAAGTCCGAGatcaatgtttttttccccccttgttCAGATGTTATTATGAGTATTAACTAAAGCTCTGACTGATATCTGCATGATTGAATACATGAGGTACATGTGTTCTTAATCAAGTCGCTGGTGTGTGACATTTTCCAGTGCTAGACTGGCTGTTAGACCTTATATCCTTTTAACAGTCGGAATCTCTCAGTTGGTGTGTGCTAATGCTGTAAGCAAGGGCACGGTGCCTCGGGTCTCTAGCCGACGCACTCCATAGACCGTTGCCATGAGGCTAATGACGCTGTGGTATCCACAGTGCACACAAGCTGCTTCATGCCATTTAGAGTGCCCTCAGGACCCAGTCTCGTTCAAGGGAAAAATCCGACTGAGCACAGGGAAGCTAGGAGGAAAAAACTGGTTCACgttcatttctgtttgtttcaacCAGGCTCATTACCAACCAGGTTGGAAACATTATCAGATGAAACTGAGTTCTAACTGCTGTTCAAACCTTTTGTGACATTAGCATTATAGTCATATCCAATTAACCTACAAAATTAAAACCCACATATTTCTCTTTATTCACCGAATAAAGTAAACAGCTCCTATAGGATtcatttttatcatattt carries:
- the ankk1 gene encoding ankyrin repeat and protein kinase domain-containing protein 1 — translated: MAKLTTRAKSRHHDSGIGERFMYFKKEDFEADWVKVSEGKFGHVNKVKLKLWREKCAVKAFTSSDYRNMVHTAKIGKIKFKYLMTIYGLCKGSSASVMEYMSRGSLDNLLTTHTLMWPKKFQMIHEVAMGMNFLHSMKPPFLHLNLKLSNVLLDDHLHVKISDFGIIKWADFSNKTAFIEHLAARGNVNYIPPETFSQNPEPPTSKYDVYSFAVVMWEILTQKRPYCGMNMTEILIRVTSGKRPGVDKVPDDKPHECEEMISLMQQCWHQDSSERPAFYETVRMTEALSDVLKLPDKIPGRVIKKRSHKIEKFQCLPALQRGDSHETQEGNSDKDIVSYLKHKDFETFKNVLKKEHVSMLFKDDNSLLHYAVASGNIEIVRLVLNNGASVNCKSANGYTPLLIAVLKKFHEICGLLVESGADVNLAEQDLWTALHFASQSGDDRAVRLLLDAKATADVKDKEGWTPIHLASQNGHENVVRHLLSRLTDVDIQEEQSGRTALHTACEYGHLSIAKLLLAKGADPNRTDNTQTTSLHLAAEQGHFRVARLLVNSGADVKLKDNRNYSALHFAALRGCTGICRFLLSHGEDADVMTGQKWTPMHLAALKGHSETLLVLEENGGSVDAQGEGGWTPLHLACHHRHDEVVSVLINAGVNPNVAEAGGWSPLHFACHNKGFANVLLLLSAHTDINVQNKSKDTPLHLAVQSGSVPIVKALLMNNADKYIVNCKGYTAFDLAQQANNKEMMELLKH